TCAAGGTAGAGAGATAGTGATTGTCTGTGTTCTTAAGGGTGCCTTTATTTTTACTGCAGACTTGATTAGATACCTGTCCCTTCCCTCGCAAGTAGAGTTTCTTGCAGTGTCTAGTTATGGTTCTTCAACAAAATCAAGCGGTGTAATAAAGATAATCAAAGATTTAGATGTAAATATTCAAGGAAAAGATGTACTTTTAGTTGAAGATATAGTAGATACAGGCCTTACCTTGAATTATTTGAAAGAGAACCTAAAGTCTAGAGGGCCTGAATCACTAAAAATATGCACACTACTTGACAAACCTGATAGGAGAGAAGTTGATATACATGCAGATTATGTAGGTTTTGTTATAGATGATTATTTTGTGGTAGGATATGGGTTAGATTATGGTGAAAACTATAGAAATCTGAGAGGTGTTAATTTATTACCAGAAGAATATATCTAAATTTTTAGGTGCCTTGGTTTATTAATTTAGTTGATTGATTAATGCTGTTATGGTAAAATTAGCGAAGTGTCACCGGGAAGAGAGGAGGGCTCTTTTTGAATCGTTTTACAAGGCAAGCTATTTTGTACTTGTTGATATTAATGATAGTTGTTGGGGTTTTCCAACAACTAAATCAACCAAATGATGAAAGGGAAAAAATTTTATATACGCAGTTCCTAGAACATGTTGAAGAGGATAGGGTTAACAAAGTAGATATTACCGAGCAGGAGATAGAAGGAGAACTGGCTGATGGGACTGAATTTCGAACTGTTGATCCAGGAGATCCGGAGCTGGTATCTATATTGAAGGCTAAGGATATAGAGATTGAAGGACATATAGAAGAAGGGCCACCTTGGTGGGCTTCTATGTTCACTTACATTATACCCTTCTTGCTTTTGATTGGGATATTTTTCTTCTTCATGCAGCAGTCGCAAGGTGGCGGAAGCAAGATGATGAATTTTGGAAAGAGTAAAGCAAAACTGCATGAGGGTGAAACTCGGAAAAAAGTTACCTTCAAAGATGTAGCAGGAGCTAATGAAGAAGAAGATGAACTGGCAGAAGTTGTTGAATTTTTGAAAGAACCACAAAAATTTATCGAACTAGGAGCTAGAATTCCGAAAGGGGTGCTTCTAGTAGGGCCCCCGGGAACCGGGAAAACCCTGCTTGCCAGGGCAATCGCTGGGGAGGCTGATGTTCCGTTTTTTAGTATCAGTGGCTCTGATTTTGTGGAGATGTTTGTCGGTGTAGGTGCATCTAGAGTTAGAGACTTGTTTGAAAATGCAAAGAAAAATTCTCCGTGCATAGTTTTCATTGACGAGATTGATGCAGTAGGCCGTCAAAGGGGAGCAGGACTTGGCGGAGGTCATGACGAAAGAGAGCAAACTTTAAACCAGCTGTTGGTTGAGATGGATGGTTTTGATGTTAATGAAGGAATAATTGTTATTGCCGCAACTAATAGGGCTGATATTTTGGATCCTGCCCTTTTAAGACCGGGAAGGTTTGACCGTCAGATAGCTGTTGATGCTCCTGATAGACAGGGGAGAAAAGAAATCTTGCAGGTGCATATAAAAGGAAAACCGATTGATGAAAGTGTTGATTTAGATATAATTGCTAGAAGAACGCCAGGATTTACGGGTGCCGATCTAGAAAACCTTGTTAATGAAGCCGCTATTTTAGCGGGTAGGAGAAGTAAGAAAAAGCTGACAATGAGTGAGTTAGAAGCGTCAATCGACAAAGTTATAGCTGGCACAGAAAAGAAAAGCAGGGTGATAAACGAGAAAGAGAAGAAAATTGTCTCCTATCATGAGGCCGGACATGCTATTGTTGGATATCTTCTCCCTCATACAGATCCTGTGCATAAGGTTAGTATAGTCCCTAGAGGTGGGGCTGGAGGCTTCACCTTAATGCTTCCTGAAGAAGATAGGTATTTTATGACAAAAACTGAGTTGGTTGAAAGGGTATCTACTTTATTAGGAGGAAGAGTTGCTGAACAGCTTGCTCTTGGTGAGATAAGTACAGGGGCTCAAAATGACTTAGAAAGAGCGACTGAAGTTGTTAGACAAATGATAATGAATTATGGAATGAGTGAAAAACTTGGTCCTGTAAATTTAGGTGGGAAGCAAAGTCAAGTATTTTTGGGTAGAGATATAGCTCAGGAAAGAAATTATAGCGAGGAAGTTGCATATACAATAGACAAGGAACTTCACGATATTATCGAGAGCATGTACAGAAAAGCAGAAGAGATATTAACTGAAAATAGAGACAAACTTGAACTTCTAGCCAAGGCACTTATGGAAAGAGAAAGCTTAAATGCAGAAGAAGTAAAATTACTAATGGAAGGTAAGGAACTACCACCTTTAGAAAAAGGTGAAGCTTCAGATGCCGATATATCTGATAACAATGAGTCAACAAAAGGTGAAGAAGATCCGAAATTCAAAATAGGATTTAACGATGATGAAAAGAAGGATGAGGAAACTGAAAGTGAAGAAAAAGATGTAGATGATGATTTAGGTAACAATGAAGATAATAATAATGAAGATGATAATAATGAGGATAAAAAAGAGTAATAATAAAGAGGTGACAGAGGTTTAGTATTTTAGATATAAATGGAATACAGGTAGGCCAAGAAAGTGACTGGCAAGGTGGTACTGGTTGTACGGTGGTACTCTGCCCTGATGGTAGTGTATGTAGTTGTGACATTAGGGGGGGTGCCCCGGGAACTAGAGAGACAGACCTTTTAAATCCGGTGAACGCAGTCCAGGGCTTTAATGCCCTGGTGTTTTCCGGTGGAAGTGCTTATGGGCTAGAATCTTCTCATGGTGTTATGGAGTACCTTGAGGAAAATAACACTGGAATCATAACTCCTAGTGGTATAGTCCCAATTGTGTCACAGGCTATCTTATATGATCTTGATGTAATTGATAATAAAGTAAGACCAGATTCAAAAATGGGAAAAAAAGCAGTAAAAAAAGCTAAAGAAGAAAATGGTTACATAGAAGAAGGAAGTTTTGGTGCAGGCACAGGTGCTACCGTAGGGAAAATTCTTGGGACTAAAAATAGCACAAAAGGCGGGATAGGTACTTTTAGCACAAAGATAAGCAGAGAAGTAAAAGTTGGAGCTTTAGTTGTTGTTAATAGTTTTGGCGATGTTATTTCCGAGGTTGGGAATATACTTGCTGGTCCTAGAAAATCGAATAATGATTTTGTGTCTACTATTGACGTTTTAGAAGGTAGTGATGGAGGAGGCGGCTTTGGTGGTTTGGGTGTTAATACTACGTTAGCCTGTGTAGCAACAGATGCATCCCTTGACAAATCTCAAGCAAAAAAAATTGCCCAAAGTGCTCATAACGGCATAGCTAGGGCAATAAGGCCAAGTCATACTATGTTTGACGGTGATAGTGTTTTTACAATATCTACTGGTGAAAAGAAAGACTGTACAGTAGATATTAATTTGTTAGGATATTACGCTGCCTTAACTGTAGAAAAATCAATAAGAAATGCTATATCAAATGCTAAAGGAATAGGTGGAATTCCTGCTTATAGTGAGATATGATTAATATCAACAAAATAACAAAAAATAGTATTAATGGTATTAGATAAACTTGACTCCAGGATAAGATACAGAAAATTCTGAAATATTTATCAAAAGAGGAATTTTATTATTATTTAGGGAATATTAAAAAGGGTTTAAAAATTATGGTAAGAAATTTAAGCTTTTAACAAATTGTAAGTAAATTTAAATTTATAATAAATTAAAGGAGGGTTAATTTTTGAAAAGCGACATTCAAATTGCACAGGAAGCTAAAATGACGCATATCAAAGAGATTGCTGAAGAGGTTGGTTTAAAGGAAGAGGAAACGGAGTATTATGGGGATTATAAGGCTAAGGTTTCATTTGATGCCTGGAAAAGAATCAAGGATAGGCCAGATGGTAAGCTTGTACTTGTAACCGCTATCACACCTACTCCTGCAGGAGAAGGTAAGTCAACTACCACAGTAGGGTTGGCACAGGGTCTTAAGAAAATTAATAAAAATGTAATGGTGGCTCTACGTGAACCTTCTCTAGGACCAAGTTTTGGAGTTAAAGGAGGAGCAGCAGGTGGAGGTTATGCACAGATAATTCCAATGGAAGATATTAACCTGCACTTTACTGGTGACCTTCACGCTATGACTACTGCTAACAACCTACTTTCAGCAGCTATAGATAACCACGTTCATCAGGGCAATGATTTAGATATTGATGTAAGAAGGATCACATGGAGAAGGGCTATGGACCTTAATGAGAGAGCTCTTCGTCACATAAATGTTAACCTTGGTGGAATAGCTAATGGATTCCCAAGAGAAGATGGATTTGATATTACAGTGGCAAGTGAGATTATGGCAATCTTGTGTCTTGCAACTGATATCAAAGACCTAAAAGAAAGACTTGGAGACATAATCATTGGATATAACCGTAAGAGAGAGCCTGTAAGATGTAAAGATCTAAATGTTCAAGGTTCTCTAGCTGTTCTATTGAAAGATGCAATTAAGCCTAATCTAGTTCAGACTATCGAAAATGTACCTGCATTTGTTCATGGTGGACCATTTGCTAATATAGCTCATGGTTGTAACTCTGTTATGGCAACTCAAATGAGCCAAAAATTAGCTGACTATACAATTACAGAAGCAGGATTTGGAGCGGACCTTGGTGCAGAGAAGTTCTTTAACATTAAGTGTCGCTTTGCTAACCTAAAGCCTGACGCTACAGTTGTAGTTGCAACAATCAGAGCTCTTAAGATGCACGGTGGAGTAAGCAAAGATAACTTGAAGGAAGAAAACATAGAAGCCCTTAAGAAAGGCTTTGCTAACTTAGAAAAGCACATGGAAAATGTTAAGAAATTTGGAACTCCAGCAGTTGTTGCTGTTAACAGATTCCCAACTGACACAGAAGAAGAAGTTGAGTGCTTAATTCAGCTTTGTAAAGATAAAGGCTACAGAGTTGCTCTAAGTGAAGTGTTCTTTAAAGCTGGCGAAGGAGGTAAAGAGCTAGCTGAAACTGTCGTTGAAGTCCTAGAAAACGAAGAATCCAACTTTAAGCCAATTTATGACGAAAAATCTCCGATCAAAGAAAAAATTGAGACTATAGCTAAAGAAGTTTATGGAGCTGATGGAGTAGACTTCACACCGGCTGCCGAAAGAAATATACGTGAGTTAGAGAGAGTTGGAATGGATAAGACTCCAGTTTGTATGGCAAAGACTCAGTATTCACTTTCTGATGATCCATCGCTTCTTGGATGGCCAAAAGGATTTAGAATTACTGTTAGAAAGCTCAATCCTTCTGCAGGGGCTAAGTTT
The Natranaerofaba carboxydovora genome window above contains:
- the ftsH gene encoding ATP-dependent zinc metalloprotease FtsH; amino-acid sequence: MNRFTRQAILYLLILMIVVGVFQQLNQPNDEREKILYTQFLEHVEEDRVNKVDITEQEIEGELADGTEFRTVDPGDPELVSILKAKDIEIEGHIEEGPPWWASMFTYIIPFLLLIGIFFFFMQQSQGGGSKMMNFGKSKAKLHEGETRKKVTFKDVAGANEEEDELAEVVEFLKEPQKFIELGARIPKGVLLVGPPGTGKTLLARAIAGEADVPFFSISGSDFVEMFVGVGASRVRDLFENAKKNSPCIVFIDEIDAVGRQRGAGLGGGHDEREQTLNQLLVEMDGFDVNEGIIVIAATNRADILDPALLRPGRFDRQIAVDAPDRQGRKEILQVHIKGKPIDESVDLDIIARRTPGFTGADLENLVNEAAILAGRRSKKKLTMSELEASIDKVIAGTEKKSRVINEKEKKIVSYHEAGHAIVGYLLPHTDPVHKVSIVPRGGAGGFTLMLPEEDRYFMTKTELVERVSTLLGGRVAEQLALGEISTGAQNDLERATEVVRQMIMNYGMSEKLGPVNLGGKQSQVFLGRDIAQERNYSEEVAYTIDKELHDIIESMYRKAEEILTENRDKLELLAKALMERESLNAEEVKLLMEGKELPPLEKGEASDADISDNNESTKGEEDPKFKIGFNDDEKKDEETESEEKDVDDDLGNNEDNNNEDDNNEDKKE
- a CDS encoding formate--tetrahydrofolate ligase; the encoded protein is MKSDIQIAQEAKMTHIKEIAEEVGLKEEETEYYGDYKAKVSFDAWKRIKDRPDGKLVLVTAITPTPAGEGKSTTTVGLAQGLKKINKNVMVALREPSLGPSFGVKGGAAGGGYAQIIPMEDINLHFTGDLHAMTTANNLLSAAIDNHVHQGNDLDIDVRRITWRRAMDLNERALRHINVNLGGIANGFPREDGFDITVASEIMAILCLATDIKDLKERLGDIIIGYNRKREPVRCKDLNVQGSLAVLLKDAIKPNLVQTIENVPAFVHGGPFANIAHGCNSVMATQMSQKLADYTITEAGFGADLGAEKFFNIKCRFANLKPDATVVVATIRALKMHGGVSKDNLKEENIEALKKGFANLEKHMENVKKFGTPAVVAVNRFPTDTEEEVECLIQLCKDKGYRVALSEVFFKAGEGGKELAETVVEVLENEESNFKPIYDEKSPIKEKIETIAKEVYGADGVDFTPAAERNIRELERVGMDKTPVCMAKTQYSLSDDPSLLGWPKGFRITVRKLNPSAGAKFVVALTGDVMTMPGLPKKPAAEEIDIDDDGNITGLF
- a CDS encoding P1 family peptidase translates to MNGIQVGQESDWQGGTGCTVVLCPDGSVCSCDIRGGAPGTRETDLLNPVNAVQGFNALVFSGGSAYGLESSHGVMEYLEENNTGIITPSGIVPIVSQAILYDLDVIDNKVRPDSKMGKKAVKKAKEENGYIEEGSFGAGTGATVGKILGTKNSTKGGIGTFSTKISREVKVGALVVVNSFGDVISEVGNILAGPRKSNNDFVSTIDVLEGSDGGGGFGGLGVNTTLACVATDASLDKSQAKKIAQSAHNGIARAIRPSHTMFDGDSVFTISTGEKKDCTVDINLLGYYAALTVEKSIRNAISNAKGIGGIPAYSEI
- the hpt gene encoding hypoxanthine phosphoribosyltransferase is translated as MARTEKLEELISNDEIQDRAKELAEEIERDYQGREIVIVCVLKGAFIFTADLIRYLSLPSQVEFLAVSSYGSSTKSSGVIKIIKDLDVNIQGKDVLLVEDIVDTGLTLNYLKENLKSRGPESLKICTLLDKPDRREVDIHADYVGFVIDDYFVVGYGLDYGENYRNLRGVNLLPEEYI